From a single Thermoleophilia bacterium genomic region:
- a CDS encoding prepilin-type N-terminal cleavage/methylation domain-containing protein, with product MNRDRGTTLIELVVILVILGILAGVAVPGVLVARRGVGASTGATRLALVLRHAQARACALGVRVCVSVEADGTYRLYDVASGESQGSGNLVPVALGSLGAPIVTNYPGGSIEFTPFGWPAARGGASPRAGTFTVAARHRVVVQLSGCVRCL from the coding sequence ATGAACCGAGACCGCGGCACAACGCTCATCGAACTCGTAGTGATTCTGGTGATTCTCGGCATTCTTGCCGGAGTCGCCGTCCCCGGCGTGCTCGTCGCAAGGCGGGGAGTGGGGGCGAGCACCGGCGCCACGCGACTGGCGCTCGTCCTGCGGCACGCTCAGGCACGTGCGTGCGCCCTCGGGGTGCGCGTCTGCGTGAGCGTCGAAGCGGATGGAACCTACCGGCTCTACGATGTCGCTTCGGGTGAGTCCCAGGGCAGCGGCAACCTCGTACCGGTAGCGCTCGGAAGCCTGGGTGCGCCGATCGTCACCAACTACCCCGGCGGCTCCATCGAGTTCACCCCATTCGGCTGGCCTGCCGCTCGCGGTGGCGCCAGCCCTCGCGCGGGCACATTCACGGTCGCCGCGCGACATCGGGTGGTCGTGCAACTGAGCGGATGCGTGCGATGTCTCTAG
- a CDS encoding prepilin-type N-terminal cleavage/methylation domain-containing protein — MSLALHRQPHGFSLIEVLVASSLLLLVCLATSSLLATAHRGERVVAHQDALADALDQESARLRSLPYVAPYQSPSDSPSPTATPSILGESFPHARPGLNTPGASFAGTVDPHFTSTTSVGDVVIQREARFVVHTGDSYSTLTANALSDWALWESSLPPAGHLEVRLTAADGQRIATRVIYLTSLPVRTEDVTDVETLDE, encoded by the coding sequence ATGTCTCTAGCCCTGCACAGACAACCGCACGGCTTCTCGCTCATCGAGGTACTGGTGGCGTCGTCGCTGCTGCTGCTCGTCTGCTTGGCGACCTCATCGCTCCTCGCTACCGCTCACAGAGGCGAGCGCGTCGTCGCGCACCAGGACGCACTCGCCGACGCCCTCGACCAAGAATCCGCGCGCTTGCGGTCTCTTCCGTACGTAGCGCCCTATCAGTCTCCGAGCGACAGCCCCTCGCCGACAGCGACGCCGTCAATCCTCGGCGAATCCTTTCCACACGCACGGCCCGGGCTCAACACTCCCGGCGCGTCGTTTGCGGGAACGGTAGACCCACATTTCACATCGACGACGTCTGTCGGCGATGTGGTCATCCAGCGCGAGGCGCGCTTCGTCGTCCACACGGGCGACTCTTACTCCACGTTGACGGCGAATGCTCTGAGCGACTGGGCGCTGTGGGAGTCGTCTCTACCTCCAGCCGGACATCTCGAAGTCCGCCTCACGGCCGCGGACGGACAACGAATCGCCACACGGGTCATTTACTTGACGTCCCTTCCCGTCAGGACCGAGGACGTCACCGACGTGGAAACGCTCGATGAATAG
- a CDS encoding prepilin peptidase, with protein MTALLVVIAVVYGLIFGSFLNAWAWRLAHGEKITAGRSACPKCHHAIRSYDNIPVVSWLILRGRCRDCGAPISWRYPVGELVTAVLFGAVAMVDGLDWILIPHLIFVSVLVLISQVDIETKTIPDVVILPATAIGLALMIPFGDGPWWEWPVAGLAAAAALFLIGEVYYRLRHVEGMGFGDVKLALCMGVYLGAAVIPALFIGFVGGALIGIGILALRKADAKTAIPFGPFLAGGAVIALLVGQTLIDAYLSLAFGGR; from the coding sequence ACCGCCCTGCTCGTTGTCATCGCCGTCGTCTACGGCCTGATCTTCGGCAGCTTCCTCAACGCTTGGGCGTGGCGCCTCGCTCACGGCGAGAAGATCACCGCCGGACGCTCGGCATGCCCCAAGTGTCACCATGCCATTCGCTCATACGACAACATCCCGGTCGTCAGTTGGCTGATTCTGCGCGGGCGGTGCCGTGATTGCGGCGCCCCGATCAGCTGGCGCTATCCGGTCGGCGAGCTCGTGACGGCGGTCCTCTTCGGTGCCGTCGCGATGGTCGATGGGCTCGATTGGATCCTGATACCGCACCTCATCTTCGTCTCGGTGCTCGTGCTCATCAGTCAGGTCGACATTGAGACGAAGACGATCCCGGACGTCGTCATCCTGCCGGCCACGGCGATAGGCCTCGCGCTCATGATCCCGTTCGGCGATGGTCCCTGGTGGGAATGGCCTGTAGCCGGACTTGCCGCCGCGGCGGCACTCTTCCTCATCGGCGAGGTGTACTACCGCCTGCGCCATGTTGAAGGCATGGGCTTCGGTGATGTGAAGCTCGCGCTCTGCATGGGCGTCTACCTGGGCGCCGCCGTGATCCCGGCGCTGTTCATCGGATTCGTGGGCGGCGCGCTGATCGGCATCGGCATCCTTGCCCTGCGCAAGGCCGATGCCAAGACGGCGATTCCCTTCGGCCCGTTCCTGGCCGGAGGCGCCGTGATTGCCCTCCTCGTAGGGCAGACGCTCATAGATGCGTACCTGAGCCTCGCCTTCGGCGGTCGTTAG